The genomic region TACCCTtaacatttttaaatttattttgtgtGTTATATATACTGAATGCAACGCTAACAATGCAGCAAGTAACAAACACCACTTTCATTTCATAACAACAATGgtgacatcatcatcatccttgtCGTTTCTTCTCCTTTCAACTCTGCTAGCACCCaccattgttcttcttcttcaatcttccgTTTTACATGCAAACTCAGATGCTTACTTTCACACTTGCCTCTCAAACAAGAGATGGAAAAATCCATCAGCTCCTGTTAGCGTGACCGGAGCGCTATACACCAGAGACAACTCATCCTTTTCCGACATCCTCAGCCTCCACACCCGCAACAAGAGGTTCAACAGACCATACACGCCCAAACCCATCGCCATCATAACCCCTTTTCACGAATCGCACATTCAGGCGGCGGTTGTATGCTCCAAAGCCAGCAACTTTCAGCTCAGAATCCGAAGCGGCGGCCATGACTACGAAGGCTACTCCTACGTATCAGATGTTCCCTTCGTTCTTCTCGACATGTACACTTTTAAATCCATTCACGTCAACATTCAAAATGCCACCGCTTTGGTTGAAGCCGGCGCATCACTTGGCCAGCTTTATTACAAAGTCGCGCAGAACAGCAACGTTCACGGCGTTCCTGGCGGAATCTGTCCGTCCGTCGGCACCGGCGGCCACTTCGGCGGCGGTGGCTATGGCATCCTCATGAGAAAATACGGCCTCGCCGTAGACAATATAATTGATGCAAAAATCGTGGATGTAAATGGTAATATCCTTGACAGAAAATCAATGGGGGAGGATCTGTTCTGGGCCATAAGAGGAGGTGGAGGTGCCAGTTTCGGTGTGATTGTCTCGTGGACGATGAAGCTGGTGGAAGTTCCTCCTGTGGTGACGGTGTTCAGGTTGAACAGGACCTTGGAACAAGGCGGCTCGGATCTTGTTTACAAGTGGCAACATGTTGCACCGAAGCTCCACAGGGATATTTTCATCAGACTCCAGATCGAGGTGCGTCAAAAGACGGTTCGAGTTTCCTTCGTCTGCGAGTTCCTGGGACGAGTCGATAGACTTCTGAGTTTGATGAAAAAAAGTTTTCCAGAACTGGGATTAACCAAAAGTGATTGCTTTGAATTGCCTTGGGTCAACAGCACTCTTTTCTTTGCAGAATATCCAATCGGAACAGTAGCAGAAGCGTTGCTATACGAATCATCAAGACCTGCTGACTCCTATTTTAAGGCCAAATCAGATTATGTGCAGAAAGTTATTTCAAAAGAGGGTTTGCAATCTGTATGGAAAAAGTTCATCGAGAGTGAGGTAATGATCATGGAATGGAACCCCTATGGTGGAAGAATGTGGGACATTCCAGCTTCGGCTACTCCGTTTCCTCATAGATCAGGGAACTTGTTCCAGATTCAGTACATGTTAACTTGGTATCAAGATGGAGAGGATGCCATTAATCATAACTTGAATATTTTAAGGTCCATGTATAAGATTATGACTCCTTTTGTTTCGAAATCGCCAAGACAGGCTTACCTTAACTACAGGGACAGAGATATTGGAGCCAATCCAAGCAATGGAACAACCAATGTTGACGCCGCTCGAATTTATGGAGCCAAGTTTTTTAGAGAGAATTTTGATAAACTGGTGCAGGTCAAAACCAAAGTTGACCCTGAGAACTTCTTTAGATATGAACAGAGTATACCACCTCACAAATATTAACTAAATTTGAATTGATATTTTACCACCTCAGAGTATACCACCGCTGCTCCATTGATCAACAGGGCCTGTCTCAAGTCATTTGCTTTTCTAGTCATGGATATAATAAATTTTTTCCATCATGATCTTTCTTGAAAAAGTAGAAATATATTAAAAGTGAtgataattaaatttatatttataattgtgATATGAATAGAATTATAAAATTACAATGGTTgccgattttttttttattaaaattttgattATTGTGATGTGAAAATTTTGATTATTCTGTTGATCAATTATTTCGATATAACATACACAAATTAAAACacataaaatatacaaaaatatatgGTGCTCACCTATTATATCTATTgttctattatatattactaatt from Arachis ipaensis cultivar K30076 chromosome B02, Araip1.1, whole genome shotgun sequence harbors:
- the LOC107627985 gene encoding berberine bridge enzyme-like 17, whose amino-acid sequence is MVTSSSSLSFLLLSTLLAPTIVLLLQSSVLHANSDAYFHTCLSNKRWKNPSAPVSVTGALYTRDNSSFSDILSLHTRNKRFNRPYTPKPIAIITPFHESHIQAAVVCSKASNFQLRIRSGGHDYEGYSYVSDVPFVLLDMYTFKSIHVNIQNATALVEAGASLGQLYYKVAQNSNVHGVPGGICPSVGTGGHFGGGGYGILMRKYGLAVDNIIDAKIVDVNGNILDRKSMGEDLFWAIRGGGGASFGVIVSWTMKLVEVPPVVTVFRLNRTLEQGGSDLVYKWQHVAPKLHRDIFIRLQIEVRQKTVRVSFVCEFLGRVDRLLSLMKKSFPELGLTKSDCFELPWVNSTLFFAEYPIGTVAEALLYESSRPADSYFKAKSDYVQKVISKEGLQSVWKKFIESEVMIMEWNPYGGRMWDIPASATPFPHRSGNLFQIQYMLTWYQDGEDAINHNLNILRSMYKIMTPFVSKSPRQAYLNYRDRDIGANPSNGTTNVDAARIYGAKFFRENFDKLVQVKTKVDPENFFRYEQSIPPHKY